The Hymenobacter sp. DG25A nucleotide sequence CGTGCTCACCAAGCGCGGCAGCGTGATAAACGTAGCCGAAGCCTCCGACCTGCCTAATATTAAAGCGCTGGGCCAGCGGGTGGAAAAGCATTATATCTGCTACCCCAAGGAGATTTTGTAAGCTGGCCGTAGCCCATTTGTATTTACCATAGAACTCAACGGTTAGCTACCCACCACACCTAACGGGCAACTGAATATTTGCCTACTTTTGCTTTCCTATGGAATTCACGGTAGGCCAAGTAGCAGAGGTGCTGCGGGGCGACGTCGAAGGTGACGCCGCACTCCGCATTGATCGGCTGGCAAAAATTGAAGAAGGCCGGGAAGGCTCCCTTACCTTTCTGTCAAACCCCAAATACGAACCCCAGCTCTACACCACCGGAGCTTCGGCCGTCATTGTGAGTCGTACGCTGGAGCTGCGGCACCCCGTGGCCGCCACGCTTATCCGCGTAGACGACCCGTATACCAGCTTTACCACTCTGCTGGAGTTCTACCAGCAGGCTTCGCGCACTGGCCGCCGGGGCGTGGAGGAGCCCGCCTTCATGGGTCCCAACTCCACCATCGGCGAGAACCATTACCGCGGCGCCTTCTCTTACATCGGGCATGACTGCGAGATTGGGCCCGACGTGGTCATCTTCCCCCACGTCTACATCGGCGACCGGGTGAAAATTGGGGCGGGCACCATTCTGTATGCCGGGGCCAAGATTTACTCTGAAACCGTTATTGGTGCCCGCTGCACCGTGCATGCCGGCGCCGTTATTGGCTCCGATGGATTTGGTTTCGCCCCCCAGCCCGATGGCTCCTACCGCACCATTCCGCAGATTGGTAATGTAGTGCTGGAAGACAACGTCAGCATTGGCGCCAACGCTACCATTGACTGCGCCACCATGGGCTCTACCATCATCCGGGAGGGCAGCAAAGTAGATAACCTGGTGCAGATAGCCCACAACGTGGAAATTGGCCGCCACACAGTGGTAGCCTCGCAAACGGGTATTTCCGGTTCCACTAAAATTGGTGATTTCTGCGTGCTGGCCGGCCAGGCCGGGCTGGCCGGGCACCTTACCCTGGCCAACCGCACTACGGTGACGGCGCAGTCGGGCGTGGGCAAGTCTATTAAGGAAGAAGGCGTGTTTCTGCAGGGCTCACCAGCCTTCAATCTGCGCGATAGTCTGCGGGCAAACGCCATTTTCCGCCGCCTGCCCGATCTGGAGCGGCGGCTGGATGTGCTGGAACGGCAGCAAACAGCACCGGAAAAGTCCTAGCTTTGTGCTCACAAAAGCCGCCAGCTGTAGGCTGTATGCTGCAACTGGCGGCTTTTCTGTATCTCTGATTTTCTTCGTTATCTACTGTCTGCAGCTTGAAGCTTAGCGCTTTAGCTACCCTCCATGAACGATAAGCAACACACCATCAAAGCCCCTGTAACGGTAAGCGGCATTGGCCTGCACACCGGCGTAGTGGCCACCATGACCTTCTGCCCGGCCCCTATCAACCACGGGTATAAGTTTCAGCGTATCGATTTGCCCGGCCAGCCCATTGTGGATGCCGACGTAGATAACGTGGTAGACCTCTCCCGGGGCACTACCATTGAGCAGAATGGTGCCCGCGTGAATACCGTGGAGCACACGCTGGCTGCGCTGGTGGGTTTGCAGATTGATAACGTGCTGATTCAACTGGACGGCCCCGAGCCGCCCATCATGGATGGTTCCAGCTACGAGTTCATCAAGCCCCTGCAGGAAGTGGGCCTGGAAGAGCAGAACGCGCTGCGCAACTACTTCGAGATTCCCGATGAAATCCGGTTCGTGGACAACGCCCGCGCCGTGGAAATTGCCGGTCTGCCCCTGAACACGTACCGCGTCACGGTAATGGTAGACTACAACTCGCCGGTGCTGGGCTCGCAGCACGCTTCCCTGACGGATATTTCCCAGTTCGCCTCGGAAATTGCCTCCTCCCGCACCTTCTGCTTCCTGCACGAGTTGGAAGCTCTCTACAAGCAGAACCTCATCAAAGGCGGCGACCTGAGCAATGCCATTGTGGTGGTAGACCGGGTAGTAAGCGAAGATGAGCTGAGCGACCTGGCTACCATGCTGGGCAAGCCCAAAGTGGCCGTGAAGAAGGAAGGCATTCTGAACAACGTGGACCTGCGCCACAAAAACGAGCCCGCCCGCCACAAGCTCCTCGACCTGATTGGCGACCTGGCGCTGGTAGGCCGCCCGCTGAAAGGCCAGATTCTGGCGGCCCGCCCTGGGCACGCGGCCAACGTAGCCTTCGCCAAGAAGATCAAGAAGAAAATGCAGGAGGCTGATTCCTCACCGGTGCCGAGCTACGACCCCTCGCGCCCGCCCGTGATGGATATCAACAAGATTGCCGCCACCCTGCCCCACCGCTACCCTTTCCTGCTCATCGACAAGATTATTCACCTCGATGCCTCTACAGTAACAAGCGTGAAAAACGTGACGATGAACGAGCCCTTCTTCCAGGGCCACTTCCCCGGCAACCCCGTGATGCCCGGCGTGCTGCAGATTGAGGCCATGGCCCAGACCGGCGGCATTCTGGTGCTAAACACTGTAACCGACCCCGAGAACTACTGGACCTATTTCCTGGGCATCGAAAACTGCCGCTTCCGCAAGAAAGTATTGCCCGGCGATACCATCCTTTTCAAGTGTGAGCTGTTAGCTCCCATTAAGCGTGGTATTGCCAAAATGAAAGGCCAAGCCTTTGTGAATGGCAAGGTGGTCATGGAAGCCGAAATGAGTGCGGCCATCGTCCGCAAAGACGCTTAACTTTTTAATTCTGCCTGTTGACCTATGCTATCAAAACGAATCGACACGCCGGGCAATCTGACCCGGTCATTTCCTCGTTCGTTTCTGCCGTCATAGCGCAACATTCATAATTCAGAATTCCCTCTCGAATGAACCAGCCGCTCGCCTATATTCACCCCGAAGCGAAAATTGCCCAGAACGTGGTAGTGGAGCCCTTCACTACTATCGATAAGGACGTTGAAATCGGGGAAGGCACCTGGATTGGGCCCAACGTTACTATTATGGCCGGGGCCCGCATTGGCAAGAACTGCAAGATTTTCCCGGGCGCGGTTATCTCCGCCATTCCCCAGGATTTGAAGTTTGCCGGCGAAAGAACCACCGCCCACATCGGCGACAATACCGTGATTCGGGAGTGCGTGACGGTGAACCGCGGCACTACCGACCGGCTGAAGACTATTGTAGGCGCCAACTGCCTGCTTATGGCCTACGTGCACATTGCCCACGACTGTATTATTGGCGACCACTGCATTCTGGCCAACACGGTGCAGGTGGCCGGGCACGTAGAGATTGGTGAATACGCCATAATTGGCGGCTCATCGGCGGTGCACCAGTTTGTGCGCGTGGGGCAGCATGCTATGGTATCGGGGGGCTCTTTGGTGCGGAAAGACGTACCGCCCTTCGTGAAAGTAGGCCGTGAGCCGCTCACGTACAGCGGCATCAACTCCATTGGGCTGCGGCGCCGGGGCTTCTCGGATCTGCAGATCAGCGAGATTCAGCAGTTCTACCGTTTGCTCTTCCTGAGCGGGCTGAACAACAACGATGCGCTGGAGAAGATTGAACTGGAGCTGGCCCCCTCGCCGGAGCGGGATGAGGTAGTGAACTTCATTCGCAACTCGGGCCGCGGAGTTATCAAAGGCTATACGCGCGGCAGCTCCAGTGCAGATTGAGGCCATTGGGCTGGGTAAGCGCTTCCACCGGGAGTGGATTTTCCGGGGCCTGACGCACCGTTTTGCGCCTGGCACGGCCACGGCTATTCTGGGCCCCAACGGCGCCGGCAAGAGCACCCTGCTCAACACGCTTTCCGGGCAACTGCTTTCCTCCGAAGGCACGCTCACCTATTCCTACCTGGGCCGCAACGTACCAGTGGAGGAAATACCGCCCTTTCTGGCGTATTGCGCGCCTTACCTGGAGTTGATTGAGGAGCTGACCCTAACCGAGCTGCTGCACTTTCACACCCGCTTTAAGCCCCTGCGCCCCGGCATCAGCACCGACCAATTAATTGAGCTGATGTACCTGGAAAAATCCCGCCACAAGCTGGTGCGCGACTTTTCCTCCGGCATGAAGCAGCGCCTCAAGCTGGCCCTGGCCCTGTACAGCCACGCCCCGCTCCTGCTGCTGGACGAGCCCACCACCAACCTGGACCGCACCGGCGTAGCCTGGTATCAGGAGCACGTGGCCGCCACCCTGGCCGGCCGGCTGGTGCTGGTGAGCTCCAATGTGCCGGAAGAATATGCCTTCTGCACCGAGCAGCTGCTGATTACGGACTTCGGCGCCCAAGCGGCGCGCTAGTTTCTTGGCGGCTTACAAATAGTTTTGGCACTTTGCATGGCGGCGGGAACCAACCGCCATGCCCAAAAGTTGTAGCCCTGTTTTTCGGTTTTCCAGCTAACTGAAATCTGCTTAGTCCGTATCTTCGCAGCGGCACGCGCCTTTTTTCGCTAGCTATATTTCACCCTTTACCGCCCTTACCCGGCCATGAGACAATACGACGACCTCGACGGCGACTTCCTCGACGATGACGACGAGCTGGATACTTTCGCCAAAACCGGCGGCAGCAAAACCCGCGGCACCTCCGAAGACCGCCTCTCAGCCAAGTACGCCGACTACCTGATGTGGCGGGACACCGGCTCCTCTCATGATGAGGCGCTGGACCTGGCCAACATGACGGAGGATGAATACACCACCGCTGAAGCCGCCGAAGACCCCGATGGCAGCAGCGGCTTCTCCCGCTTCGGCGACGATGACGACGATGACCTCAGCGACGACCTCGACGATGACGACACCTTTAGCAGCCGTAGTAAAAGCAAAGGCCGCTACGATGATGATGACTATTAAAACAGACTGGTTGGCAGTAGTTGGCTGATTGAAATTCATAAAAAAGCCCCGCCGGTTTACACCAGCGGGGCTTTTTGTATTTCTATGGCTTGTCCAACCATCCACCTATTTGCGGCCAAATACGCGCTTCAGCAGCTCCGTGGTGCGGGCCACGGGGTTTTCCCGGATGTTGGCTTCTTCCTGCGCAATAAGCGTGAACAGGCCATCAATGGCTTTGCCCGTGGCGTATTGGTTCAGGTCCGTATTCACGGGCTTCACAAAGGGAATCTGGTTGTAGCGCGTGGTCAGGTCGGTGTAGTACCGGGTGGCGCTTACTTTGTCTAAGGATTGCTGAATGATGGGCTGAAAAGCCGTGGTCAGCTGTTCGGAGGTAGTGCGCTTCAGGTACTGGGTAGCCGCGTCTTTCTGGCCCGTCAGAATGCCCCACACATCTTTAAATGTGAGGCTTTTGATTGCTGAAATAAAGATAGGCTTCGCGCTTTTGGCTGCGTCTTCCGCGCCCCGGTTCAGGGACAGCTCAAATTTATCAACCTCCGCTCCCAGGCCAATACGCCGCATGGTGTTGGCCACGCGCTGGGCATCGGGAGGGAAAGGAATGCGGATCAGGCGATTCAGGTAGAAGCCATCCGTCTGCGAGGCCTGATCGGCTCCTTTGCTGATGCCCTGCACCAGGGCTTCCTGCAGGCCTTTGGCGGCCTCCGTCTGCGTAACGCTGCCGCCGCTGGTCTGGGTGGTGGTGGTTTTAGTCTTGGTTTTAACTTTCGACGCCGAACCCAGTATACGGCCCAGATCGGACAGCCTTATTTGAGCGGATGCCGCTACATTTATCCCTAAAAAAAGGGCCAGCAGCAGTGAATAGTGAATCTTTTTCATAACTCGAACCGGCAAAGTATGGTTAGGTGCCCGGAAGGACGCAAAAGCCTTTTGGCACAAACCGGACCAAAATTCAGAAAAAAACACTCCTCTACCCTATGACGCACCAAGTACCTAATGCCGAAATCATTACGATTGGCGACGAACTGTTATATGGTCAGGTCATCGACACCAACTCGGCCTTTCTGGGGCAGGAATTAGGGAAGCTGGGAATACGGGTGCGGCAGATTTCCAGCGTCTCAGATCGGGCAGAGGAGATTGTACAGGCCCTGGATGCCGCCCGGCAGCGGGCTTCGCTGGTGCTGATTACGGGCGGCCTAGGCCCTACCAAAGATGACCTCACCAAGCATATTCTGACGGATTACTTCGGGACCGAGCTGGTGCTACATGAGCCTTCTCTGCGGGATGTGGAAGCTATTTTTGCCCGCTACAACCGCCCCATGCTGGAAGTAAACCGCCAGCAGGCCTTCCTCCCCGCCAGCTGCACGCCCATTCGGAATGTGATGGGCACGGCGCCGGGCATGTGGTTCGAGGACCGCGGCGTGGTGTTCGTTTCTATGCCCGGCGTGCCCTTTGAAATGAAGCGCATGATGACGGACATTGTGCTACCCAAGCTCAAGGAGCATTTCCATACCCCCGCCATCGAGCACGTCGTGATTCAGACGGTGGGTCTGGGCGAGTCCTTTTTGGCCGAGC carries:
- the lpxD gene encoding UDP-3-O-(3-hydroxymyristoyl)glucosamine N-acyltransferase, with product MEFTVGQVAEVLRGDVEGDAALRIDRLAKIEEGREGSLTFLSNPKYEPQLYTTGASAVIVSRTLELRHPVAATLIRVDDPYTSFTTLLEFYQQASRTGRRGVEEPAFMGPNSTIGENHYRGAFSYIGHDCEIGPDVVIFPHVYIGDRVKIGAGTILYAGAKIYSETVIGARCTVHAGAVIGSDGFGFAPQPDGSYRTIPQIGNVVLEDNVSIGANATIDCATMGSTIIREGSKVDNLVQIAHNVEIGRHTVVASQTGISGSTKIGDFCVLAGQAGLAGHLTLANRTTVTAQSGVGKSIKEEGVFLQGSPAFNLRDSLRANAIFRRLPDLERRLDVLERQQTAPEKS
- a CDS encoding bifunctional UDP-3-O-[3-hydroxymyristoyl] N-acetylglucosamine deacetylase/3-hydroxyacyl-ACP dehydratase, whose translation is MNDKQHTIKAPVTVSGIGLHTGVVATMTFCPAPINHGYKFQRIDLPGQPIVDADVDNVVDLSRGTTIEQNGARVNTVEHTLAALVGLQIDNVLIQLDGPEPPIMDGSSYEFIKPLQEVGLEEQNALRNYFEIPDEIRFVDNARAVEIAGLPLNTYRVTVMVDYNSPVLGSQHASLTDISQFASEIASSRTFCFLHELEALYKQNLIKGGDLSNAIVVVDRVVSEDELSDLATMLGKPKVAVKKEGILNNVDLRHKNEPARHKLLDLIGDLALVGRPLKGQILAARPGHAANVAFAKKIKKKMQEADSSPVPSYDPSRPPVMDINKIAATLPHRYPFLLIDKIIHLDASTVTSVKNVTMNEPFFQGHFPGNPVMPGVLQIEAMAQTGGILVLNTVTDPENYWTYFLGIENCRFRKKVLPGDTILFKCELLAPIKRGIAKMKGQAFVNGKVVMEAEMSAAIVRKDA
- the lpxA gene encoding acyl-ACP--UDP-N-acetylglucosamine O-acyltransferase, translated to MNQPLAYIHPEAKIAQNVVVEPFTTIDKDVEIGEGTWIGPNVTIMAGARIGKNCKIFPGAVISAIPQDLKFAGERTTAHIGDNTVIRECVTVNRGTTDRLKTIVGANCLLMAYVHIAHDCIIGDHCILANTVQVAGHVEIGEYAIIGGSSAVHQFVRVGQHAMVSGGSLVRKDVPPFVKVGREPLTYSGINSIGLRRRGFSDLQISEIQQFYRLLFLSGLNNNDALEKIELELAPSPERDEVVNFIRNSGRGVIKGYTRGSSSAD
- a CDS encoding ABC transporter ATP-binding protein produces the protein MQIEAIGLGKRFHREWIFRGLTHRFAPGTATAILGPNGAGKSTLLNTLSGQLLSSEGTLTYSYLGRNVPVEEIPPFLAYCAPYLELIEELTLTELLHFHTRFKPLRPGISTDQLIELMYLEKSRHKLVRDFSSGMKQRLKLALALYSHAPLLLLDEPTTNLDRTGVAWYQEHVAATLAGRLVLVSSNVPEEYAFCTEQLLITDFGAQAAR
- a CDS encoding DUF4197 domain-containing protein, which translates into the protein MKKIHYSLLLALFLGINVAASAQIRLSDLGRILGSASKVKTKTKTTTTQTSGGSVTQTEAAKGLQEALVQGISKGADQASQTDGFYLNRLIRIPFPPDAQRVANTMRRIGLGAEVDKFELSLNRGAEDAAKSAKPIFISAIKSLTFKDVWGILTGQKDAATQYLKRTTSEQLTTAFQPIIQQSLDKVSATRYYTDLTTRYNQIPFVKPVNTDLNQYATGKAIDGLFTLIAQEEANIRENPVARTTELLKRVFGRK